The genomic region GTGCGGCGGCCTCGGCCCACTGCTTCTTGAGGTGCTCGGTGGGGCAGACGATGGTGATCGCGCGGACCCGGTGCTGCTGGAGGAGCTCACTGGCGAGGGTGAGGGCGAAGGTGGTCTTGCCCGCACCGGGCGTGGCCACCGCCAGGAAGTCCCGCGGGTCCCTGCGGAAGTACTCCTCGAACGCCTCCCGCTGCCAGGCCCGGAGCCCGCGCAGGCGGTCCTCCATCGTGGTCTGCGTTACCGTCATGCGTCCCGTCCCCCGTTACTCACCTGCTAGGGCGTGTGCCGTGGATGCCGCCCGTCGCGAGCGGCGTCCCGGTGCGGCTCTCGCGAGGCCGAAGAAGGAGTCGTCCTGGTTTGGCCGTCGACTGCTGAGAACGCGGCGAGAGTCGTGCTGGGGCGTCGCGCAGCAGGGTGAGTATCCGCGGCACACGCCCTTGAGGGTAGCGGGAGGAACCGACCGATCAGAGTGACCCCGGGGTGGTGCCGAGCACACCCCGGGGCCTCCTCCGCGCACGGCACGGCGGTTCCGCCCCGCTCGTGGTCCCCGTTCTCAGCCCTGGCCGTCGGCCGTGTCGTCGACGGGCTCCTCCTCGGGCGGGGCCTCCCCGTCGGCGGGTTCCTCCACCGGCGCGCCCCCCTCGGCCGGGGCGGGACCGCCGCCCTGCACCGCGCCGTCGTTGAAGGGCATGTGGGGGGAGAGCGCCGGGAAGGCGAACATCCACAGCAGTGTGGCGGCGCCCACCAGCAGGCCCAGCGCCAGGATGAGCTTGGACACCCACGGGCCGGGCAGGATACGCCAGATCAGACCGTACATTCGCGTTCCTTCCCTACTCTTGGCCGGCGTCGGGGGCCATGTGCGCGATGGAGTCGGGCATCCCCTCGGACTTGGGCGTGGTCTCGGTCAGTTCGGCCCACACGATGAGCCGGTGGGTGTTGTTCAGCTTCGGCGCGCACGTGGTGAGGGTGAGCAGGGACCGCTCCGGCTCCTCGTCGGTGGCCTCGTCGAAGGGGTCGGGGTCGACCACCCACACGTCGTCGGGCAGCACGGTCTCCTCGCGGAACACCTCGTAGGTGTAGAAGTTCTCCGCGTCCTCCAGCACCATGACGTCGCCCGACTCCAGCTGGTCCAGGTCCCAGAAGAGCCCGGGGGTGCGGTGCGCGGCCACCCCGTAGTTGCCCGGCTGCCCGGGTTCGCTGTCGAACCAGGTGTAGTGGCCGGGGCTGAACTGGATGTCCTCCTGGGTGGTGCCGTTGACCACGACCCAGTCGAGGTCGAGGCCGGGCACGTACAGCCGGCTGTCGGCGCTGCCCGGCAGCGGGGCCGAGTCCGGTCCGGCCTCCTCGACGGCCGCCCAGCTCTCCTCCAGCCCGTCGGCCAGGTCCTGCTGCTCCTTGTCCGTCTCCCACTGGGAGCCGTACACCTCGTAGGCGGCGTAGAAGAGCATGAGGAGTCCCGCGGTCAGCAGGAGCTCACCGATGGTCCTGACGATCCCCCGTACGACGTCGCCGGGGGTCGCGCGCGCTCTGCGCTGACGGGGGCGGCGCCGCCGTCCGCCCTGGCTCCGTCCCCGTCCACGGGGCCGGTCCTCGTCCAGCGGCTGCCGATCAGTTGCGGACACCAATACGACCTACTCCTGTCGACCTAGCATGCTCACAGCGGTTACCGGAGGGGCACGATCAGCGGGACCCCGGTGGGGGACGGGGGCGACCTCGACATCGTGCCGGTACACGGTGCTGAGCGGCGACGCGGTGAACACGTCGGAGGGCGCGCCTCACGCGGCCACCCGTCCCTGGGACAGTATCGCCACACGAGGGGCGTAGGCAGCCGCAAGCCCCAAATCATGCAGGACCACGATAACCGCCCCACCGCCGTCCGCGCGTGGACGCGCGCGGCGAGGACCGGTTCCCGGTGGCCTCCGCACCGCTCCGGCGACGCCACGGCGTGCGGAGGAGCCGGCCCCGGACATGGTGAAGGGCCTTGGCGCGCATGGTCCACCAAGGCCCTTCACCCGTCCCGGGACGGGCGCTACTTCATCATGTCCTCGTAGGCCTGCTTGCACTCGGGGCACACGGGGAACTTCTTCGGGTCGCGGTTGGGCACCCACACCTTGCCGCACAGGGCGATCACCGGGTCGCCGGTCACGGCGCTCTCGGTGATCTTGTCCTTCTGCACGTAGTGGGCGAACCGCTCGCGGTCCCCGTCACCGTGCGAGATCTCCGGTTTGGTCTCACTGTCCGGCAGAACCTTGTTCACGACATCCATCGCCATCGTGACTCACACCTTTCCACGTCTGTGTTCCACGGTATCGGGGAATCAGTTCTACTCCGACGAGCGCTCAGTTCAGGGTGGGATCGTCCGGGTAGGTCGACAGCAGCGCGAGATCCCCGCCCTGGCGGCGCAGCACCCGCGACCACAGGCGGTCCGGCTCGGTCGTGAACACGTCCTGTGCCAGCGCCGGCAGCACGTACCAGGCACCCTCGTCGATCTCGCCGGACAGCTGCCCGGCGCTCCAGCCCGCGTAGCCCGCGAACACCCGGAACGCCCCGAGGGCGCCGCCCATCTCCAGCGCCGGTCCGTCGAGGTCGACCATACCGACCCGGCCCAGTCCGGCGTCCGGTTCCAGCCCCTCCAGCGGCGCCCAACCCTGCGGAGCGGTGTCGGGTTCGGCGATGCCCAGAGCCAGTCCGGAACCGGATCCGACGGGTCCCCCGGAGAACATCACCGCGGGTTCGCTGGCGTAGGGCCCCCAGTCGGCGACGACCTCGTTGACGGGCATACCCAGTGGCCGGTTCAGGATCACCCCGAGGGCGCCGTCGTCGGTGTCGTCCACGACGAACACCACCGACCGACGGAAGGAGTCCTCTTGGAGGATGGGGGCGGCCACCAGGAGCCGCCCCGTGAGTGTTGGCTGGTCCATGCCACACCTTTACCCCCGGCGCCGCGCCGCAGCCCTCCCGCGGGGCACCTGGCCGGGCCGGCTCCGCGCCGCCCCGAGCCCCGGTGCCCCGGACGCGCTAGCCGAGCGAGTCGCGCGAGGCGACCTCGCGCACCGCCGTGGCCACGTGATGGGACAGGTCGGAGTGGAAGACGCTCGGGATGATGTAGTTCGGTCCCAACTCGTCCTCGGTCACCACGTCGGCGAGGGCCTCGGCGGCGGCGACCATCATGTCCGAGGTGACATTGTGGCTCTGGGCGTCCAACAGGCCGCGGAAGAAGCCGGGGAAGACCAGGACGTTGTTGATCTGGTTCGGGTAGTCGCTGCGGCCGGTGGCGACCACGGAGGCGTGCAGGTGCGCGACCTCGGGGTCGACCTCGGGGTCGGGGTTGGCCAGCGCGAAGATGATCGAGTCCTCGTTCATCTCGGCGATGTCGTCGCCGCCGAGCACGTTGGGCGCGGAGACGCCGATGAACACGTCGGCCCCGGCGACCGAGCCCCTCAGGTCACCGCTGTAACCGGTGGGGTTGGTGTGCTCGGCGATCCAGCGCAGGTTGGAGTCGAGGTCGTCGCGGCCCTGGTGCACGGCTCCGTGCACGTCGCTGACGATGATGTCGCGGGCGCCGGCGTGCATGAGCAGCTTGAGGATGGCGGTGCCGGCGGCGCCGGCGCCGGACATGGCGATGCGGACCTCGCCGAGCTTCTTGCCGACCACGCGCAGGGCGTTGCGCAGGGCGGCGAGCACGACGATCGCGGTGCCGTGCTGGTCGTCGTGGAAGACCGGGATGTCGAGCAGTTCGCGCAGGCGGGCCTCGACCTCGAAGCAGCGGGGCGCGGAGATGTCCTCCAGGTTGATGCCGCCGAATCCGGGGGCGAGCACCTGGACGGTCCGGACGATCTCGTCGACGTCCTGCGTGTCCAGGGCGATGGGCCAGGCGTCGATGTCGGCGAAGCGCTTGAACAGGGCGGCCTTGCCCTCCATGACGGGCATGGCGGCCTCGGGGCCGATGTTGCCCAGGCCGAGCACGGCGGAGCCGTCGGTGACCACGGCGACGCTGTTGCGTTTGATGGTCAGGCGGCGGGCGTCGTCCTTGTTCGCGGCGATGGCCTGCGAGACGCGCGCCACGCCGGGGGTGTAGGCCATGGACAGCTCGTCGCGGTTGCGCAGCGGCACCTTGGACTTCATCTCGATCTTGCCGCCGAGGTGCATCAGGAAGGTGCGGTCGCTGACCTTGTGGACGACGACGCCGTCGACCGCGCCGAGGGCGTCGACGATGGCCTGCGCGTGCTCGGTGTCGCGGGCCGCGCACGTGACGTCGATGCGGATGCGCTCGTGTCCGGCGGCCGCGACGTCCAGCGCGGTGATCATGCCGCCCACCTGCTCGACCGCGTTGGTGAGGCTGCCGACAGCGCTGCCTCCGGCGTCCAGTTCGAGACGGACGGTGATGGAGTACGAAACGCTGGGAAGGGTGGCCACGTAATGCTCCTTGGTCTTACTCGGGGTGGTGCCTGCGCGGGCACGCCGACTACCCTTCCCGCGTGCGCTGTGACGCCGGGGAACACTTCCACCCGGCCCGGAGCGCGCTCGCGCTCTCCTGGCGGCCTGCCCGCAGCGGCGGCTTCGGCGGGCGGCGCTGGGCGACGCCCGCGTCGGCGCGAGCTCGGGGGTGGAACGTCCTGCGGACCCGGGACGAACGGTGGCGGCGCACCGTCACCGACGTTCGGGCCTCAAGATGGAGGGCTGGTCTGGACCCGTAATCGGGTCGCCTCACCCTACCTGAGTCAAGGCCTCATCGTCAGTACAAGGTGACAATTACCGCCTTAGTAAAAAATCGCATAAATTACGGCGCAGTGCGGGTGTCCGGACGGTCACCGGGAGGTGCCTCAGGACTCCGGCCCCTCGCTCGCCCTGTCCTGTGCCGCCCGCACGATGACGTCCACACACGCCTGGGGCGTCAGCGCGGTCCCGTCGAGCACGAGGTGGTAGTGCCCCGGCGAGGCGGGATCGGTCCGGTAGAAGCGGCGCACGTAGGCGTGGCGGGCGCGGTCGTTGTCCTCCAGGGTACGGAGGGTGGGTTCGCCCTCACCCCAGCCCTGGCCGCCGACCTCCTCGCGGTCACCGGAGGCCCACAGGCGCCGCGCCCTGCGCAGCCGCGCGTGGCGGTCCCCGTCGATCCGCACGTGCAGGGCGGTGGGGTGCTCGGCGAGCACGATCGCGCCGGCCCGGCCCAGGACGACGCCGCCCCGGCGCGCGAACTCGCCGATGACCTCTTCGGTCCGCTCCACGAACTCGTGGTCGTAGAGGAGGCGGCCGTCCTCGTTGGTGGTGCCGATGAAGGCGGTGTCGACGCTGCCGAGCGTCACGGTGGGCAGGCGGGCGGCGCTGGAGAGCAGGCGCTCGATGCCGCCGGGGGCGCGGTCGTCGCGCTGGAGCACCTCGTCCAGTGAGCAGCCGATGCGGCCGGCGACGGCGCTGGGGATCGCGCGGTTGAGGAAGGGCACGCGCAGACGCGCGGCGACGGCGGGCCCGATCACGCTGCCGCCGGCGCCGAAGGTCGCCGAGATCGTGACGACGGGCGCGTCCGCGCCTTCGGGAAGGGCGTCGTTGGCCATGGGGCACCTGCCGTGTCACCGCGCGGGTCGAGGTGGACTCGCTGTTGACCGACTTCTACCCTGCCCTGACCGGATCTCACGCCTGCCCGCGCCGGCGAAAGAACCGGACGATTTGCTGTTTTGTCCTATGAGGGGATGAAAACGGAGAAAATCGAGACCGAACGTCCGCGAAGAATCTGTGCGGCGCGCGGCCGGGTACGCCCGTCGGGCGCACCGGACCGGCGCCCGTGTGCGCGCCCGTGCCGGCACCGGGGGCGACCCCGGTACCGACACGGGTCCGCGCTCGCGCGCGGGGGTGGATCAGAACAGCGCCGAGGTCAGCTTGCGGCGCGCCGCCCCGACCCGGGGGTCGCCCGGGGGCAGCAGCTCGAAGAGCCCGAGCAGGTGGGTGCGCACCTGGTCGCGGTCGTCGTCGCTGGTCCGCCTGACCGTGTCGACGAGCCGGTCGAAGGCGTCCTCGAACTTGCCGCCGTACATGTCGATGTCGGCGACCCGGCACTGGGCGGCGACATCGTCGGGGCGTTCGGCCGCGGCCTGGCGCGAGCTCTCCGGGTCCACGTCCTGAAGCCGGCCGATGAGGCGCACCTGGGCGAGCTTCATCTTGGACTCGGTGTCGCCGGAGTCGGCCTTGACCGCGTTCTCGTACACGGTCGCGGCCGCCTCGAAGTCACCGCGTTCCAGGGCCTCCTGGGCCTCGGCGTCCACCGGGCGGACCGAGGGGTCACCGGGTTGGGCGCCCTGGTCACCCTGCTGCTCCGGCTGGGCGCCCGGGTCGCCCTCGACCGTGCCGGGGTGGCCGGGGGGCAGCATGCCCTGCTCGGCCAGGGCCCCGAAGACCTGCCCCAGCCAGTCGCGCAGCTGGTCCTCGGTGGCGGGTCCGGCCGGGCCGGGCATGATCTGGCCCTGGACGGCGACGATGATCATCGGTGTGGAGGGCACACGCAGGGCCTGCATGAGCTGGGGGCTGGCCTCGCTGTCGAGCTTGGCCAGGAACCAGTTGCCGCCCGAGCGCACGGAGATGTTGTCCAGCGCGCTCTCGACCTGCTGGGACTGCTCGGACCAGCCCGCCAGGACGGCCAGCACGACCGGAACGGACATGGACCGTTCCAGCACCTCGGCCTGGAAGTTGGACTCGTCGACGTTGACGGCGTAGGGATTGGTTCGACCCGCCGACTCCGCCGCGCGCTGTTTGGCCTCGCGTTCCATGGCCGCCTTGCGCGCGCCGAGGTCAACGGCACTGTTCGGTGAAAAGTCCGAAGGCTGCATGGTTCCATCCTGCCGCATCCGCGGCGGGCCGGGTGACGCTCCCCGGACTCAGCCCAGTCGGCGGATGTCGCCGCGGACACGGTAGAAGCCGCCGCGCGCGGACTCGCGCACCTCCTCCACCACGTAGCGGGTGCCCGGGCGGCGGATGTCCTTGGGGAACTGCACGCGCCAGGAGGGGTCGAAACCGTCCGAGACCACGCGCACGCGCAGGCGTCCGCCCTCGTCGACGCACTCCACGACGATCCCGTCGACGTCCTGGCCCGCCCGGACCGTCTCCAGCTCGGCCGCGGGCGTCACCGCGTCCCAGGAGGGTGCCTTGACGCTCACCGGTTCCGGAACCGTGCCCTGCTCGGCCGCGGCGATCGCGGACTCCGTGGCGTCGACGCAGGCCAGGGATCCGTCGGTGGTGACGATGTAGAGCCGGTCGTCGTGGAACTGCATCGAGTACGCCGAT from Nocardiopsis aegyptia harbors:
- a CDS encoding DUF3039 domain-containing protein translates to MAMDVVNKVLPDSETKPEISHGDGDRERFAHYVQKDKITESAVTGDPVIALCGKVWVPNRDPKKFPVCPECKQAYEDMMK
- a CDS encoding tetratricopeptide repeat protein, producing the protein MQPSDFSPNSAVDLGARKAAMEREAKQRAAESAGRTNPYAVNVDESNFQAEVLERSMSVPVVLAVLAGWSEQSQQVESALDNISVRSGGNWFLAKLDSEASPQLMQALRVPSTPMIIVAVQGQIMPGPAGPATEDQLRDWLGQVFGALAEQGMLPPGHPGTVEGDPGAQPEQQGDQGAQPGDPSVRPVDAEAQEALERGDFEAAATVYENAVKADSGDTESKMKLAQVRLIGRLQDVDPESSRQAAAERPDDVAAQCRVADIDMYGGKFEDAFDRLVDTVRRTSDDDRDQVRTHLLGLFELLPPGDPRVGAARRKLTSALF
- a CDS encoding class E sortase yields the protein MVSATDRQPLDEDRPRGRGRSQGGRRRRPRQRRARATPGDVVRGIVRTIGELLLTAGLLMLFYAAYEVYGSQWETDKEQQDLADGLEESWAAVEEAGPDSAPLPGSADSRLYVPGLDLDWVVVNGTTQEDIQFSPGHYTWFDSEPGQPGNYGVAAHRTPGLFWDLDQLESGDVMVLEDAENFYTYEVFREETVLPDDVWVVDPDPFDEATDEEPERSLLTLTTCAPKLNNTHRLIVWAELTETTPKSEGMPDSIAHMAPDAGQE
- a CDS encoding cytidylate kinase-like family protein; the protein is MANDALPEGADAPVVTISATFGAGGSVIGPAVAARLRVPFLNRAIPSAVAGRIGCSLDEVLQRDDRAPGGIERLLSSAARLPTVTLGSVDTAFIGTTNEDGRLLYDHEFVERTEEVIGEFARRGGVVLGRAGAIVLAEHPTALHVRIDGDRHARLRRARRLWASGDREEVGGQGWGEGEPTLRTLEDNDRARHAYVRRFYRTDPASPGHYHLVLDGTALTPQACVDVIVRAAQDRASEGPES
- a CDS encoding YqgE/AlgH family protein, which produces MDQPTLTGRLLVAAPILQEDSFRRSVVFVVDDTDDGALGVILNRPLGMPVNEVVADWGPYASEPAVMFSGGPVGSGSGLALGIAEPDTAPQGWAPLEGLEPDAGLGRVGMVDLDGPALEMGGALGAFRVFAGYAGWSAGQLSGEIDEGAWYVLPALAQDVFTTEPDRLWSRVLRRQGGDLALLSTYPDDPTLN
- a CDS encoding NAD-dependent malic enzyme, whose protein sequence is MATLPSVSYSITVRLELDAGGSAVGSLTNAVEQVGGMITALDVAAAGHERIRIDVTCAARDTEHAQAIVDALGAVDGVVVHKVSDRTFLMHLGGKIEMKSKVPLRNRDELSMAYTPGVARVSQAIAANKDDARRLTIKRNSVAVVTDGSAVLGLGNIGPEAAMPVMEGKAALFKRFADIDAWPIALDTQDVDEIVRTVQVLAPGFGGINLEDISAPRCFEVEARLRELLDIPVFHDDQHGTAIVVLAALRNALRVVGKKLGEVRIAMSGAGAAGTAILKLLMHAGARDIIVSDVHGAVHQGRDDLDSNLRWIAEHTNPTGYSGDLRGSVAGADVFIGVSAPNVLGGDDIAEMNEDSIIFALANPDPEVDPEVAHLHASVVATGRSDYPNQINNVLVFPGFFRGLLDAQSHNVTSDMMVAAAEALADVVTEDELGPNYIIPSVFHSDLSHHVATAVREVASRDSLG